In Dyadobacter sp. NIV53, a single window of DNA contains:
- a CDS encoding nucleoside 2-deoxyribosyltransferase, which yields MEYCFVMQPFDRDKFDQRYKDTFELAIRDSGLEPYRVDEDPSARIIIDKIEERIRDAKMCFADITTNNPNVWYELGYAFALGKEVVMVSCKEERTEDSYPFDIRHKGIIEYQSRSSSDFSLLAKSITTKLKAFLSTSNLTDQIKKSPFIETEGLNPHEIAFMVILLENLTTPHSQVIITRVIDQMDKAGFTLAAANMSHRTLKRKGMMDFNIEDDFQYGGFNTYCVLTEKGENWLVENEDKIRIRKEPI from the coding sequence ATGGAGTATTGTTTTGTAATGCAACCTTTTGATCGGGATAAATTTGATCAGAGATACAAAGACACATTTGAACTAGCAATAAGAGACAGTGGATTAGAGCCATATAGGGTAGATGAAGACCCTTCTGCTAGAATTATAATTGACAAAATTGAAGAACGTATTAGAGATGCCAAGATGTGTTTTGCTGATATAACTACTAATAATCCCAATGTCTGGTATGAGCTAGGATACGCTTTTGCTCTTGGTAAAGAAGTTGTTATGGTTTCTTGCAAGGAAGAGAGAACTGAAGATTCATATCCTTTTGACATCCGTCATAAAGGCATCATCGAATATCAGAGCAGATCTTCTAGTGACTTCTCTTTGCTAGCCAAAAGTATAACAACAAAATTAAAAGCCTTTCTTTCAACTTCTAATCTTACTGACCAAATTAAGAAATCTCCATTTATTGAAACAGAAGGTCTTAATCCTCATGAAATTGCCTTTATGGTTATTCTTTTAGAAAACTTAACTACCCCCCACTCACAGGTCATTATTACTCGTGTCATAGATCAAATGGACAAAGCAGGCTTTACGTTAGCAGCAGCAAATATGTCACATCGCACCTTAAAACGAAAAGGAATGATGGATTTTAATATAGAGGATGATTTCCAATATGGCGGTTTTAACACCTACTGCGTTTTGACAGAAAAGGGAGAAAATTGGCTTGTCGAAAATGAAGATAAAATACGTATCCGAAAAGAGCCTATTTAG
- a CDS encoding integrase core domain-containing protein, protein MTISMTQSGDPNENAMAERVFRMLKEDFGIRGFVSFSEAREAVERAINNYNAMRPHASIGYLTPHQAHHRTGPLPLKWYPYKKIRFGNVQYPAGYAKTG, encoded by the coding sequence GTGACCATCAGCATGACCCAAAGCGGTGATCCCAACGAAAATGCCATGGCAGAACGGGTGTTCCGGATGCTGAAAGAAGACTTTGGTATCAGAGGTTTTGTTTCTTTTTCAGAAGCAAGAGAGGCAGTTGAGAGAGCCATCAACAACTATAACGCCATGCGGCCACACGCTTCCATCGGCTATTTAACCCCTCACCAGGCACATCACCGGACTGGACCACTCCCATTAAAGTGGTACCCGTACAAAAAAATACGTTTTGGAAACGTGCAATACCCGGCCGGATATGCGAAAACCGGCTAA
- a CDS encoding DDE-type integrase/transposase/recombinase — MHKLLKDSNLLSIKKRKLVKTTDFDHCYYKYPNRAKNVVPNRPNMLWVADMTAAAAAYIPLGSIFVYLSVIMDAYSRKIVGWHLDKTMQARGSVQALDMALLSRGKSDKPLIHHRSGDPVRPGRTILLMEIC; from the coding sequence TTGCATAAGCTACTGAAAGACAGTAATTTATTATCAATCAAGAAAAGAAAACTGGTTAAAACCACTGACTTTGACCATTGTTATTACAAATACCCGAACCGGGCAAAAAATGTAGTCCCGAACCGGCCCAATATGCTCTGGGTGGCAGACATGACCGCAGCGGCGGCCGCTTATATCCCACTGGGTTCAATTTTTGTTTACCTGTCCGTGATTATGGATGCGTATTCGCGTAAAATTGTCGGCTGGCACCTGGACAAAACCATGCAGGCCAGGGGATCGGTACAGGCTTTGGACATGGCACTTTTGTCACGAGGAAAATCTGACAAACCCCTGATTCACCATCGCTCCGGCGACCCGGTCAGACCGGGGCGTACAATACTGCTCATGGAAATATGTTGA